Genomic window (Pseudomonas sp. MM211):
GCCGGCTCACCAGACAACCAGGGGCTGAAACGCTGCTCGATCAGCTCGGCGATCGGCGAACGCGGCACCAGCACGCGCTCATCGACGATAAAGGGCAAGCCACAGAACCAGGCCTGGCCAAGCAGGTAGGCGGTTGGTACACGGTCTTCAATGCGCCGCTGCAGCAAGGCGTGCAGATGTTGCTGCTCGTCCTCTTCGAGGCGGCAATCCAGGTAGCTGTCGGCAATTTCCCAGGGCAGATGCAGGGCGCCAAGCACCAGTTGCCGGGCTTCGTCCCACGCATTGTCGGTGCCATGACCGAAGAACAACTCCTCAGCCTGAAAACGGCTCACGGCCCAGCGGATGTAATCGCGCAGCGTGCGCAGGCGGGTGTTCAGGGCTGGGCGGGCATCGGTCACAACATGGCTCCGGGCAAAAGCCGTTAGTTTAGCAGGCCTACCCCGGCAATCCAGCGCTGCCAGCCGCCTGTTCGATGGGCAGGCCCGCGTTAGAGCCAGGCAGCTGAAACGATTCACTTGGGTTGTAGAGAGCGCTGCGCTGCAATACAACCAACAGAGAGGTTCACAGCAGCGTCATAGAGGCGGACAATATGCACCGTTAACCGCGCCAGCAAGGAGTCGTACATGTCGTCCCACCCGCAAACGTTCTATCAGCTCACTGGTCGTGGCCACGCGCCTGCCAACCTGAGCAATGCGACTCTGCTGGTCATCGATGCCCAGGAAGAATATCGCAGTGGTGTGGTGCAGTTGCCTGGCCTGGATGCAGCCCTGGCGGAAATCGCCAAGCTGCTGGATGCTGTACGCGCCCAGGGTGGCGCCATCGTTCACGTCAAGCACCTGGGCATTCCTGGCGGCCTGCTGGATCCCCGCGGCCCGCGTGGCGAGCACCTCCCGGAAGTTGCCCCCCTGCCCGGCGAGATCGTCGTCGAGAAGCGCATGCCGAACGCCTTCTCCGGTACCGACCTGCATGAAAAGCTGCAGTCGCTCGGCCATCTGGATCTGATCGTCTGCGGGTTCATGACCCACTCCAGCATCAGCACCACCATTCGCGCCACCAAGGATTACGGCTACCGCTGCACCG
Coding sequences:
- a CDS encoding cysteine hydrolase family protein — protein: MSSHPQTFYQLTGRGHAPANLSNATLLVIDAQEEYRSGVVQLPGLDAALAEIAKLLDAVRAQGGAIVHVKHLGIPGGLLDPRGPRGEHLPEVAPLPGEIVVEKRMPNAFSGTDLHEKLQSLGHLDLIVCGFMTHSSISTTIRATKDYGYRCTVVDAACATRDLPTPDGKVISAAEMHRIEMIALADNFAAWVPDASALV